In Oryzias latipes chromosome 23, ASM223467v1, the DNA window TGAGCCCTTTTTCATTGGAAGAAGCGGCGGCGGTACTGTACATGGACGTATTAGACAAGCACCGCCGAATGCTCCGCCATCTCAATAGCTTGTAACAAATGAGTGTAGATAAGGCTGTTTAGGTGGAACTGCGGCACTTCATCATTTTCTGCGGCAATAATTATTGTACTtcggcttttttttcttctactcaCTCCGGCTAGAGAGGCTGGTTGGTTGAATTATGCATATTTGTTTGCTGCTTTCATTACAGAAGCAGATGTCTCTGTCTAAATAATAAAGGGTTTTAGAGTGTTATGTTGCTTCTCTGTCTCTGGCTGCAGAGATGATGAGCGCTGTGGGGCTCGCAGCTCACCGTGACTAAAACCTTTTGGCTGTGCTGCGCGTGATCTCGCCGCAGTTCAAGCTGACATCCAGTCGCTGCATGGTCAGAGGCTTATTTTGCAagagagtttcttttttttttttatctttgggtCGTGTCTTTTCGCCATCATCGTCATTGCTTTCCGTGTGACATATAAGGCTGTCAAGTGGCTAATTCACTGCAGATGCAAACCAGTTCAACTGTGAAACTTGTCACAAATGTGCCTTTGCACATCATTTGCTTGTTCCacctagtttttcttttttttttttaagttgcttgAAGGcttacaagcttttttccaaattgttTGTTATTATCACCCTCAGGTTTCCTCAGGCTAAAAGAAAACCCtgataaatgtttcattttttcccatTATTATTGTTGCTTGCTACATAATCGGCGCATATGCTTAAAGTTTTGGCTTCCGGCAACACCGGTGCAAAAACCAAAACGGAATTTCATGTTTGTAGGACGTGTGAAAACAAAtgggctttaaaaataaagacgtGCTACTCCCCCCCACATCCTACGGTAACACACATTGTTTTCTTCCCCAACAAGCTAAATTCTTCTGCTCCGACTTGCAGATTTGAAAATCgagttttaaactgaatttatttctgGCTCTTGCCTCCTTTCAAATAAACTCCTTTTGCTGGATCTGGCTCTCCCCACACATCCTTTGCTCCTCACAGCTGCTCTGACTCCCATTCTGACTCTAAAAGCTTGTCAGAGTGATAACTGTCAAGCTTTCAGTGAAATGTAGCCCGAGGTGAAAGCAAACCTCAGACATCTCAGATGTTAAAGGGGTGGATGTACGAGGCAATGTGCTTTACAAGGAGCGAAAAGGACTTACAGCAGCTTTCCACTGGTTTTGCGGCTGGGCGGAGAGGCTCTCGAGTGTTTTGACTTTGCTGGTTGTttcttcactttatttttttaaatgaaggatTGATGGAGGGCACAAATGCAAGAGAAGTGGATGTAGAAAACTCAGAGCATGTAACAATTTGCTACACTGgccaaaaatatttaatttaactaaaccatgacagaaaaaaatacattagcaTTTGCCCAGGAACTAGTACAATAGTCTTTAAGCAAAGGGGCAGGAGGATGTGTAAGCAAAACAGGACTTTTAATAATCAGAATGTTTTGAATACAAGGAAGCAGCGCCCTGCGACAGACAGCCGAACTGTTCAGGGTGaaaccctgccttcgcccacaagtggcgggataggctccggcagccctgtgaccccgaaaaaGGAATAAACCTAAGAAGGAATGACAAGGAAGCAGTGATCGATCTGACTTGGCCTGAGTcaatatttctatggcaaccactctcgccaatcaggagagGGCTTGTTGGAatgccacacccctaccacttgaaagtgagCTCCAGAGCAGAGGTGCccaatccaggcctcgagggccggtgtcctacatctTTTCCAACCAACCAGCCACTGAAGcttcttattggctaaacacacttGATCTAGGTAATCAACTGCAGACGAGGCAGGGTTTCTGGCAAACGAGCAGGAGGCTGGCCctggaggcctggatttgggcacccctgctctagaggatctgtcaaacatttttgaatgttGGATGTGAGGCCACAATTTTATTGAgaaatctgattggtcagtttttaacttcaataacttgcactacagaaaacatgtgaaaaaaataagattagcattagcaaaaacatgttagcaAAGGTATTAGAgccagaatggttattctgtcaaatagaatgagtaatagctgtttattgctcAATAGAATTCTATGGGGTTTTGGCTCCTTGGAACCAGCTGATACTTCATGTTTGTAACGTAAAGGAGGAGGggtccctcagtccagttctcttatacaagTCAATGGTTTAACCCAAAAATCCAACCTCTTAATGCAGTGACTGACTTGACACtagatttgaacccacaaccttcaAGTTCCAGAGCGGACACTCAGCCACccatttttgtcacattcaATTGTTACTGAAGTTATCTGGACACCCCTAGAATGTTTTCTGGAGGTGCCACTGCAGCACagtcatatataaaaaaatgggaCGTTATTCCTGGGAATTTATGAaactacaaaagaaaaacttataaaaataaatacatgcttAAACATTTTAGCTCATCTTACATTACTGGAATTATTTCTATTCAAACAAGATCACTGACCAAATATATTTCTTACCTCTTTAACTTTCCACAAAGTCACACAGAATTCAATTTAGTCATATCTGTGTaacattttaaactaaactCAGAAAAGTTCCATCAACAGCTTTTACTCCATGTAGTCATGGGGTAATATAGAGGATATCCTGCCCTGAAGGCCTGTGCTCTGTGAACACAAAGAGCAAGTGAAATGCTAGAGCTGCAGCGTCAGCAAAGACAGACGCAGGAAGAGGTGCATATAAAAGTGTGGGGATGAAACTACTGACTATTTTAGTTGTTGATTTATGTACATGTTATGTCTGTATTTTGTTGATTACTTaggattatttttactttattcacTACTTTAAattctttggttaaaaaaaaacaaaaaacattggcAAACTCCAAAAGACTGAAACTTTTATTAATACTTTCTTATGCTTTGAGTAAGGTTGAATAATAAACATTAGTTAACTGTTAACTAATACATTAAATAATGCACTTGATCCAAGGTAATTCATAAAAATGCTTCTTAAACATAACAGATAAACAATGCTAAATTATGCATTTACCAACGTTAATAAAGGGCATgttattataaagtgttactGGCATTTTGTATTCATCTTattgcatatttgcatcaaggTTGCAGCAAAAGTATTCTAATTTGGCTTTTTAAGATTAGATTTTGAATTATCGTGGATGTTCtctcatttcaattttttaatcCTCTTAAAAAGTGTGAGGAAACGTACCTGCACTTTCATTAGccagtttttttctgtaattatttCAGTCAGATGTTTCACATGTTTTGCAACAGATGTgtgccatttttttaatttttattgttataaaaaacagtttgtgaaatCTGCTTTTAGTTGAGTATCTTAGTCGACATAAACGTCATAGGTAAAGCAGCTTTTAAAGACTCTATTTCTCATTGACATGATGGGCATGGGCAAAGGGGGACAAAGCCCCCCAAAAGGCTGTGACTGATTCTCAAAATGTGATGGCCTGTACCTAGATTTATTTGGGGGTGaagaaatacattaaaaaaaaaaaaacgaatcacaaaaaaaaacaaattttgcaaataaaaggcaaaaaatatcCAGGGATGGACAGACGCAAATatacaaacataaacacaaaaagtaaatgCAGCCTAAACAATGCACAAACCAGTGTCCTGCTTGTGCCTGTTCCAAGTctggtaaatgcagagggtaaTATGAGGCAGagcattcaacataaaactTTTCAAGACACTTTGGGATGTAGATAGAATACCTACCCTGGTGTTTTTACTTACATCCCATAGTTGGGCTGGCTTGATCCTGGCCTGATTGACATGTGAAGAAAAACTGTTGTGATTTCCCCAAGTAAAGAATTCATAAAAGGTTCCTCTCAGGCAGTCTGTTATTGACTTGTCCAAGGCAAACACACAGTTCTTCCAGTGAGAAGATGAAGGTGAAGACGACACACCAGAGGGAAGCATCTACATATGTGAGCTGCACAAGGACACTCGTGAATGTTCTACACCTAAAGCAAATGCATAAGGAGCTTCCATCCATCTCCGTGCTTATAGTCTTGAATACAACAAACAGTGGAGTCATATTCATAACAGACTTAGATATGAACAGTGTTTTCAGTGTATAGATGTGAAAAAGGAACACTGAAATATTGTGTTTGAAACAGATAATTCAGGCATATAATTTGTGTTTTACCTGCGTCTGTTTTCCACTTTCGGTGAAACGGGGACACCTGGTGGATATGACTGAAAGTGCATACAGTATTCTGTCTTTACATCAAACCTTCAAGGTTTTATTGGTGATCTTAAAAACCATATTGCCTAGAATGACTttagacataaataaaaacatacaggatgtaaaaaaaatagtaaattatatagcgcttttctaccttactcgaaggcccaaagcgcttaacagtcacacacacattcacacactggtgccagctccgctgccgaacactggcagaggcaaggtggggtccagtgtcttgcccaaggacacatcgactcatgggcgtgcaagccGGGAATCTAAACTTCAATCTTACGATCTTCGGTCGACCGCCCTtccgctgcaccatggccgcaGCGGAagggcaacaacaacaactttaaaACTAGGAAAATATTTATTCAAGAAGAAAGTCATGAAAGTGTCAAAACATTGACAATGTCATTACTTTAGTATCTTCCAGTTAATTTGTTTAACGTTTTTACACAGCATGTGTTTCTTAAGGAATTCATTTATTGTGTTGGTTCATATCTCATAGTAACTAACTGTAGAAATGGATTCATAAAAAGTAAATGAAGGCAGTACGGACAAAGatgttcagcagcagcagttgcTCAGATCTACTGTTTGCAGACACAGGTAACACCGAATGGATGTCTGATGGTATCAAAGGAGCAACTAACTGATTGTTTTGCAAGACTGTCTCTAAAATCCCAAGGAAATCAGTACACTCAAGAGCAAGCAGATGAGCTATAGGTGGAACCACTGGAGTGTGCTAAAGACTCACTTTTAACTGTTTTAagtatgttcttgtggcagttttctcataatggaggacaaatatgcattttgcattttgcaagtatgcattttgttcaaattgtaGTGAATCAGGGGGAAGACTATAAAAGGttgttttggaaaaagcttgtaagtatGAAGCaggagccacaagctccctgctctgctaaatttctgatgcatccacttttattGGCAAAATATTagtatttttcagaataaaaccctTGCAACTGAGAGAATCCAAACTAATAAAGAAAACCGAGTTAGCGCAGTTAGCGGCCTGCAGGTGACGCTgcagcaaagaagaagaaagtgtGGAAGACCAGCAGATGTGTGGTTTGGTGCCCTACTGTTAGAAATTTACAACTTAAAGGTTGTGAAAAATTCTCGAATCCAAGCAGGATTGCATTCTACTAACATCAGTGTGAGGAAGACATAGGAAAAAATCCTGCGGATTTGAAGTGTTCGTTATGTGGATCGCATATTCATGAGGTCAGAAGTCCTTGTTACAGACAATGTTGTGTTCAGGGGAATTCAGCCAGAACGGAACATGGTGACTAATACCCAACATGACAGCTCTCGTCTTCAGTTTCCACCGTTTGCATGCTGACATCCTGTTTAAAGATGAGATTTTGAAAAATCCCTGGAGGAATAACAATCAGTCATGGCAATGACTTACATCGGAACATCTGTCAACAAACCTTCTCATCAACTCCCTTCTGAACAATGGCAACTAAAGTCTGCTTACTCGCCAACTAATCACTGATCTCCTCTACTCTCAGTGTCAAAAACAGATTaggatttttaaagcatttctcaCCACTTGGCTTTAGCATTCTTTAAACGTTGCTAAAGCGCCGTCAGCCACCAAAGCCATAGTTATTACCTtgcttagttttttttccccaccccTTTTATTATCCattacaaagaaagaaaatggagggaaaaaaaaggaaacttccaGCACACTGACTCTTATTGTCCTCATTCTTCAAATTCTGCATCACCTGCCAACGGTCGATATCCAACTTCACAAAAGGTGGCAATATTCTATTTCAGTCGCTTTTTTCCCTCCTGCAGTGCAGCTTTTTAGAACCTGATGTTCCTACTCAAAGGCTCTGTTCTCATGGCTCCGCCCATTGTCAATCATGGCCtaattctctttattttttggggtaaatgttcagtataaaaaaaaaagtttgatttcagagattaaaataataagatgacattttatgtttaaagacaCTAAGAGTTTATTTCttgatttttctcatttttggtcttttgtgcacccacaaaaaaataaataaaataaaataaaaatagagtgCAAATCTTTTTCCAGGCttattctttcacagctctattctgacatatgaaagacttggtgtcatagaattctgccTGGGCACAAAtcaaaattattcatttctcctctacGATCAATTTCCAAATGGTCTGCACTTCCGTACATTAAAAAGGAACGCCATCCATACCTCACTAACAAAtccaaatccctgattggtcaaagttaaaccTGGTTTGACTTTTAACATGCGTTCAGCAGCCgcatgttttgtatgtagagcctgaaaatggtcgTGAAAAAaggtgagagttttgaactcaGAAGCGTTTTCATTGATCACATGTTGCTGAGGACGATGTGATGTTAGCTGGAAAATATTTAGGACATTGTGTCATATAATGTTTTGGAATTTGTCTGACTGTCAGGACAGCAGGGAGTGAAGGCAGAGCTGAGCAGGAACTTGGTGGCAGAGGCGGGGATTGGTTTAGGACAACAGTTACAAAACTGGAGGAGGATTCTATGATTGTAAAACAATACTCACTTCTCAGATGATCTTGTGAGCAGCGACTTGAGAAACTGTGATAAGGTGGTATGGAGAGACTTCTGTAAAGGTTGGAGATGTCCAGGGGGAGATAAGTCCAGGGTGAGGATCCAATTCCAGGAGAGAGGACATAAGAGGGGGAGTCCACCAAGGTTTTACTCCAAAAAGGTTAACGGATAATCTAAAACCTAGTCAGGGAAGAAACCAAGTCCAAAAACAAGATATTTGCAGAGATTTGAGGCGGGAAAATTTAGCAACCTTCTGACTGAATCAGGCAGTAAGGCTGCTGAATATAGAAGAGAACAGGTGAGAGGAATGAAGCTTGATGGCAGACAGAGCATGAGGTTGAAGGGGAGGAAAGGAGACAGAACCAACAGACAAACTTTTGATcaaatccaacttttttttatgaaggacTGACTAGGGTTAGTGCTTTACAcgcttcaaataaataaataaataaatacacaaaatggCCAACCCCCCACACGCACCCTAACCTAATAaaatgaaacctaaacaaaaaatgactcatgaataaaactcaaaagtacAAGCGACCCAGTCATGATCAAAGAGGATGTCATGGGAGACCAACGGATCAAACTAAGCAGACCGACCCAGGAAGTCCCATTACAATGACCCCATTCCATGAGAGGGGGCGGTTCACTGTGTGGAGagccccccccaaacacacacacacacccgagAACACCACTGAGGTTGACAAAATCTAGAGAGAAAGTTCATAAAGGTACAAGCAGAgatagatgaatgaatgaataaagaaatgaaagaatgaatgaataaatgagtaaataaataagtacATAAGTAACTAtgtaagtaagtaaataaataaataaaacaatgaattgGTAGCCCATAACAGTAAGGTAAAAATGCCATTCTgccttttaagaaaaacaaaaaaaagaaacaataacatTAAATATTTGACAAGACGCTGATGCTTCTTAGATTGTGCgtaaggaaaaaaattaaaagaaaacagaaaaggcaACAACTAACGTGCAGAGAAATATTCAGACAAGACTGAACTTCAGTCAGTACATTAGAGTTTTGAAGTCTGTATATTGCCACATTTTATCACATTCTTCTTTGACAGtatcttttttaattgaagaaGATTTCAGATGAAGGAATTGcaatgatattaaaaaaaaggtttgtgtaattttaataaaatccaCCAGATGGCAGCATTGTCTTTGTTACCGAAGCATTAAAAAAGTCTGAAGAgacctaaaaagaaaactgtagtaaatatttagaaataagGGGGGAAATGACAGCATAAGCAGCTTCCGCAGAATCACTATTAAAGTTCCAGTGTTTGCCTTACAGCTCAGATAGAAAACAATGATTAAGACTCTTTCTCTAAAAAGGTTTTCTACTCTTTTTTCCAGGTTTAGCGTGGACTCAAAGGAAAAGTTCAATTTAGCCACAAATTACTTTGGAAAAATCCCTGagggagaaacaaacaaacaaaacagtgatACAAGTAAATATGTCAGGATATAACCATGTTTTGAAGCTTTATAAGTGTTGGAAATTCCCTTAATTTTGTTAACTAGATACAAACAAATCTGGTTATAAAGCTCTAATATTATTGCAAACATTTGGtagttcaaatatttaaaaaaaggcaaaaaaggcATACATTTGGTCGGTTGGTCATTAAAAACCACAGGGGAATGTagaaaatgtctgcatttgGATTTTTGGAAAgatgacaaataaaatattttcccaTTAACtgcaaatttttctttttttcattgccTTTAAGTATAGCGAAATATCAAACTAAGCAGATTTGGAGGAAAGTAAGCAGCTTTCCACTTGAATTAGGATTACAataaagatttcacacttcGTTTAGAATTGTATTTCAGCCTGCATTAATGCAGAAGAAAGTgcttgggttaaaaaaaatgtatcagacatatgcgtgcatgcatgtaatttaTTCAGCACACATGCAGAAAACTCCATGAAATCTTGATGACCCAAACTTCTTGCAGACTTCATGCCCTACTAAACTCAACACTCCTGCTGCATTGTCTCCCGGTATCCCGCCGTCCATGTGTGCGCTCACTAAAGTTGCGTGTTTACACACATGGTGTGTGCCCTTCAACGTCCCTCTGCGCTTCAACCACCGGGTTCATCCACGCATGAGCTCCCCTCCCTTTTTATCTGCACCCGCACAGGCCAACTCACAAGGTCTCTGAGGTCCACGTTTACAATAGACATGATAATTACATGCGAAGTGTTGCCTCGCTCCTTCCGGCTGATTAAAAAATGCCTGTGCCAGTTGTGGCATTCAAGGTCGTGTGTGGAGTGCTTAACTTGTAAACCTTCACTCATGCAGAAAATTTTACAGCACCACTAATTAATaatgcaaagattttttttttttattgtctatttgaaatgttttgaattttcacatTCACAGCAGGTAAAGAATGCCTTTAGGCCACAAAAGAGAGTCAAGTTTTACTTAATGGTCAAATTGAAGTCAGCTACAGGTGCTGGCATGTTAGGTTCTATGGTTAAACTTGGCTCAGTTTCCAAGTCCATGGTTTTATGTGCACCCCTACTGGCTGGAATTGGCTCCAACATCACATTTTATGTGGAAGCTCACTCGCTACACGTCTGTTTTTGGGCCTTTCTCTTTTTCACAGCTGACATggcctttaaagacccaccctaatcatcttttgagcaatcttaaaagtgttcccagtggtcttttcattatgattatgccaccattagccaaaattttaaaaaacaaaacaaaaacagtggttttctaggatattgtttccacagagtggaagtagttcattggaaatgtATCTCTGAGTTGTTGGTAGGATCGTTGGCCTCCCTGGTTCTGAGAGGTCTCTGTTtccatgctctcccgctagtttacagcccctcacagccccaacctaaccttactggtgcaacaaaaacatcaagaaatattggagctatccagccgcacagttttgatccagagaCCAGCtccgacgaggaaaacaaagacgtacatggatctatttgtctgcaagtggatgcatcagaatagagcggagcagggaacttgcTGGGTGTATTTTCTATGCCACAAAtattatctttttcaaatttaatttttttcatctgcttctgatttcaTAATTATTTCaacaaagaaacactcagaaatactattttttgcatagttttctttatatacaaaATTGTTCTCCTACTTGTGCGTCTTCAATGAGTCGTTGCACGTGGTCCAAGACCATGTACAGCACTCAAAGAAGACATAATGTTCCCACTTCATTTAGTCCTGAGAGTGCGTTGAATTATTGATCGCTCTCAGTCACAGATAGGGGTTTTTCTGACTGTATGTTTAATCACTTCATGTCTGTGCTCTCAGAAAGACCTGTTAGACTTGGACTTGTCTGATTTGGTTTACTTTTTActatttaaagatccactctgatgaaaaaggtgcattttagtgtttttgtggcatttttctgcgTAAATAGtctcgctctgcagaaactatgtcctagaaaacaacacaggttttttgtttttggctgcaCAAATTTTTCAGTATTCCGCCTTTTCATTTTGATCTACTTTTTTTCATACAGAATTCTTTGTAATGTAAGAAGGCTGAAATTTTCCCTGATAAAGTTCATCCAGGGCCCAGAGGAAAGCATAGCTTGTTAGTTTTCAAAGGTTAAGTCTTCAACATTGACTTCCATTGATCTCCCATGTTCTTCAGCAGGTGGTGGAGGTCAAAGGAAACAGCACGTTCAGGTAGAACACAAAGACTCCAGCTTCCTGTCCTCCAGGGTTCTGTCATAATAACCCTCCAGAGCCTGGCTGTCCATTTCATGATCGATCCGACTGACCTCCCCATTCCTTCTGCTGCTCCATGCTGCCCCTCACAAACTCTTTCAGCAGTTTTTAGGGGTCAGCATGGGCCCGTTTAAAAGCtgttctgtgtttaaaaaaaaaaaatctctcttaGAATTTCAGCGTTGGTGGAGCAGCAGATGCCATGTGGGAGTCAGACCACATTTGTACTCCATGTGCATAAATCAAAACATCAAGATGAAAATGCTTACTTCTTTTAAGATTCATCTTACACTTTGGCAGCACTTTGCCACCATGGAACAGATCTTGGTTTATACATTTCACAGTTATCTTTGTTAAAGATtcgtttaaattttttttatataattgtttAGCAAAATTGTGTCAGAATCCTTTGAAAATCCTAAAAATGTGTATATTATTTGGAAGGCTTAGGTctcacacatttatttttatgttgttgttttttttccctttttgaaatcaaattttcagTCATAGCTTTAAAATTGTCTCAAGTAAATTAAAGCAgcaattttttcttattttaacaaacaaaataaattcattCAGGTTTTACAGGTTATTGCATTACTCTTTCATCCACTATTAAATGGTTGGTTATGCATCTTTGGCACAAATCAGAGCTGTCAGCCCCAAGTCCGCAGAAATTACAGTGCCGCCTGTGCGTAAAAATCACTGTAAAGCctgtaataaatgtattaatgtaTTAGCACGTCTCATATCGGGCGTGGCAGGCTCGCctgttggtggtggtggtgggggggggggggggggagaaacaCACGACGCTACTCTGCTCCCGGGCTGTTGGATGCTCCATGATGGATGAGGAATGACAGATCGGGGTTAGCCGCCAGGGGAGTCCATTTTCCTCCAGCACACGGTCCTACCCGagcgcagagaggaggaggaggaggaggaggaggagagagatcggcagcagaagaggaagaggcAAGGTGCCTCCCTTTCTTCCCTTTAACTCTCGCTTCCCCCCTCGCTGTGCACCACAGCCTAGCGGGCTTTCCACGGACTGCACCCGCATTGCCGCTGACCCAACCCAGAACGCACAGAGGCTGAAGCCGCGTGCCTGGAGATGCAGGTGTTTTGTTGCTCTGTGGCATCGCTGCTGTGTCTGCATCCCGAGTTGCTGCACTGCTCGAAAATGCTCAGACTTTGCACGCGGCAGTGACGCTCCTGGAGGAAATAGTGCGGCTCTGGCGCATGTCCGTGCGCTTGGATAGTACAAGTTTGAAAGGCTTCCATCGCGGATGCAGCCGTACttaggtgtgttttttttttcaccatggGCGTTGACTAAAAGACAGAGATTTACCAGCTGCCAAGTGAGTATGAGGAGGCACTTGTGAGGACTGTGGAACTCCGCTCAGTAATCGCTGGATCATGCAGATTCTCCCGCCCGGGACGTTCTTCCTCTTACTTGCCCACGCACACGTGTTGTCATCCTTGAAATATAATGGAGAGGCTCACGGCAGAGTGGAAAGCAACAGCAGCAGGACTTTCCACGGCTGGCCCTGGGAAAGTCATCAAAACAAAGCCCGGGAGCGCGCGTACCTGCCGGCGCACGCCACAGGTGCGTCGTCGGCGGAGCAGCCGGCGCAGGGGGCAGTTATCAGAGCGAAGCTAAACGCCACTCATCCCTGGATGAGGGTCGCTGCAGAGGAAGTAAGGCGAGCCGGGCACACCAGGCGGGACTTCAACAGGACCGTGACGCCCCCGGAGGATCCCAGCAGCGCCTCACACTGGGACGCGACGCGCCACCACAATAGGAGGATAAAGTTGAATGGCGCACTAAGTATCACGGAGACGCCAGCAGGTGGACACTACAATGCAGCTAAGGCATCTATAGTAGGAGGGGGGCAAGAGGAGGGTGAGGAACACACCAGGGGCACAAAAGACGAGTTGAAGAAAACCCTGAGGAGGGGGAGAAACAGACTGAACAAAAACTCCGGAGTTGTGGCTCAACCTCACTCGTCGCCTTGGGAACCCATTCCTAAACCAGTTGCCCTCACCTCCACCGACCTGCCCTTTGACCTATTCACCAGGAGAGCTGAGCTTTTCACTTTCAGGGAGGAGAATCCCTGGGACGCCACTCCAATCACCCCTCCCGGGTCGCAAGATTTTGGGGAGGAAATTAAAAATCCCTTCTACCCAGTGACAAGTGAGACTTTTGGTGCATATGCCATCACCTGTGTGTCAGGGGTCATTTTCCTGGTGGGGATAGCAGGCAACATTGCCATCCTGTGCATTGTGTGCCAGAACTATTACATGAAGAGCATCTCCAACTCCTTGCTGGCCAATTTGGCAGTTTGGGATTTCGTGCTCATTTTCTTCTGCTTGCCCATGGTTGTTTTCCATGAACTGACAAAGTCCTGGTTGCTGGGGGAATTTACCTGCAAGGTGGTTCCCTATGTGGAGGTAAATCTGTCTTTCTCTGATTGCTCAATCTGCTTTTTAGGTTTCAAGGACAATTATTTCATGTTTCTGCAGGTTTGAAATAGTTTTCAACTGGGCCTCTTGCAATTAGTGTCGTTTTTGCACCATGTCAGATCTTGATCACACCTTTGAAGTGAAAAGACAACTCTACTGGACGTTTGTTTATGTGgaaatttattttaatggaaGATTTCAGACATCTCTGAAATCTTTTTAGTTTCTCAACAGGCTTTGGATGTGATTTATTATAATGATGTTTTGCGTCTTGTAAAACCCGCTGGTGCACAGTTCTCTTACCCTTGAGGCCATAAGACACACCAGCCCAATTACAGCCTGTCATATTTAGCAATAGTTCTCTTGCCTTCAGCCTTGCTTTACTGGAAATTTAAGTcgttgttttttaatgtcaagaGATATTAGGTTAGCTCGTTGTAAAACAcaaatacttttcttttgtctcttcCATAACAGCATCAGATTCACCCTGG includes these proteins:
- the gpr37 gene encoding prosaposin receptor GPR37 is translated as MQILPPGTFFLLLAHAHVLSSLKYNGEAHGRVESNSSRTFHGWPWESHQNKARERAYLPAHATGASSAEQPAQGAVIRAKLNATHPWMRVAAEEVRRAGHTRRDFNRTVTPPEDPSSASHWDATRHHNRRIKLNGALSITETPAGGHYNAAKASIVGGGQEEGEEHTRGTKDELKKTLRRGRNRLNKNSGVVAQPHSSPWEPIPKPVALTSTDLPFDLFTRRAELFTFREENPWDATPITPPGSQDFGEEIKNPFYPVTSETFGAYAITCVSGVIFLVGIAGNIAILCIVCQNYYMKSISNSLLANLAVWDFVLIFFCLPMVVFHELTKSWLLGEFTCKVVPYVEVASLGVTTFTLCALCIDRFRAATNVQMYYEMIENCTSTTAKLAVIWIGALLLALPELLIRQLVTEDAALPDEPPVERCIIRISTSLPDILYVLGLTYEGARLWWCFGCYFCLPTLFTIGCSLVTARKIRHAEQASVRSNKKQIRLESQMNCTVVALAIVYGACVVPENICNIVSAYMAAGVPEHTMSILHLLSQLLLFCRAAVTPALLLLLCRPLGRAFLDCCCCCCCCNRAPSSATGSDDNEHECTTELELSPFSTIRRELSNYTPAGSNC